One Serinicoccus chungangensis genomic window carries:
- a CDS encoding BMP family lipoprotein yields the protein MRRVLKLAAAGAAATLVLAACGEAPEEDDTSAGGDSAESSEGGEAAGGDAGDFKACMVSDSGGFDDQSFNQSGKEGLDAAAEELGIEPVEVESQADTDYATNVSNLVSQGCNITIGVGFLLEDAIQAAAEENPDTNFALIDSAFSDADFNPVELENAKPILFNTAEASYLAGYLAAGMTESGTVATFGGLQIPSVAVFMDGFSDGVDKFNEDNGTDVNLLGWDKEAQEGAFSGDFENQSQGQTLTEQFISQGADIIMPVAGPVGLGAAAAASEADGVHIIWVDSDGYLTASEYSDLMLTSVLKQIGPAVETTVTEAVEGDFTNEPYVGTLENDGVGLAEYHDMADDVEGTMVTGPDGEEMSLAEAVTMLEEMVVSGDITVESPNSPQQ from the coding sequence GTGCGTCGGGTCCTGAAGCTCGCAGCCGCCGGTGCGGCCGCCACCCTCGTCCTTGCCGCCTGCGGCGAGGCTCCCGAAGAAGACGACACCAGCGCCGGCGGCGACAGCGCCGAGAGCAGCGAGGGCGGCGAGGCCGCCGGCGGCGACGCCGGTGACTTCAAGGCCTGCATGGTCTCCGACTCCGGCGGGTTCGACGACCAGTCGTTCAACCAGTCGGGCAAGGAGGGTCTGGACGCCGCCGCGGAGGAGCTCGGCATCGAGCCCGTGGAGGTCGAGTCGCAGGCGGACACCGACTACGCCACCAACGTCTCCAACCTGGTCTCCCAGGGCTGCAACATCACCATCGGCGTCGGCTTCCTCCTCGAGGACGCCATCCAGGCGGCCGCGGAGGAGAACCCCGACACCAACTTCGCCCTCATCGACTCCGCCTTCAGCGACGCCGACTTCAACCCGGTCGAGCTGGAGAACGCCAAGCCGATCCTCTTCAACACCGCCGAGGCCAGCTACCTCGCCGGCTACCTGGCGGCGGGCATGACCGAGTCCGGCACGGTCGCGACCTTCGGCGGGCTTCAGATCCCGTCGGTGGCGGTCTTCATGGACGGCTTCTCCGACGGCGTCGACAAGTTCAACGAGGACAACGGCACCGACGTCAACCTGCTCGGGTGGGACAAGGAGGCCCAGGAGGGCGCCTTCTCCGGCGACTTCGAGAACCAGAGCCAGGGCCAGACCCTCACCGAGCAGTTCATCTCCCAGGGCGCGGACATCATCATGCCGGTCGCCGGGCCGGTCGGTCTCGGCGCCGCCGCGGCGGCCTCCGAGGCGGACGGCGTCCACATCATCTGGGTGGACTCCGACGGCTACCTCACGGCGTCCGAGTACTCCGACCTCATGCTGACCTCGGTCCTCAAGCAGATCGGCCCGGCGGTCGAGACCACCGTCACCGAGGCGGTCGAGGGCGACTTCACCAACGAGCCCTACGTCGGCACGCTGGAGAACGACGGTGTCGGCCTGGCCGAGTACCACGACATGGCCGACGACGTCGAGGGCACGATGGTCACCGGCCCGGACGGCGAGGAGATGTCGCTCGCCGAGGCGGTCACCATGCTGGAGGAGATGGTCGTCTCCGGGGACATCACCGTCGAGTCCCCCAACAGCCCGCAGCAGTGA
- a CDS encoding chloride channel protein, with protein sequence MTRLLWGEEGTPLGLFTGSLVGVVVVLAAGALVGWVRHRMGLTGPDPNFIAEMIEGEVPPRRGLRYGLLGLISLVGGGSVGPEAPLGTLGGGIGTAVGRRYERREEATEDLTFAGISGVFGALGTFPFTGPIMAWEAHHERWQQAPHRMLPGIVSATTALAVLYPLIGTPFLSVNDLGEPDLRVWWIGLAVVLGVVGALLGAGCVAAMTLSQRWSRRVPHVVTRAVVGAAVVAAVGYALPLTLFSGRGQLGAVLEGGAAVTTGLLVLVLLGKVLTFVVSMSWGFFGGPIFPLVFVGAVAGVLVHQLVPGVPLVVAVPALAAAVTVAMVPLPLMVMVITTMMFGLQLELGVVPAVAVVTSFVLVRGTGLAERLSGPRRPTGTTARGNEQRPGT encoded by the coding sequence GTGACCAGGCTCCTGTGGGGCGAGGAGGGGACCCCGCTGGGGTTGTTCACCGGGTCGCTGGTCGGGGTGGTCGTCGTGCTGGCCGCGGGTGCCCTGGTCGGGTGGGTACGGCACCGCATGGGGCTGACCGGCCCCGACCCCAACTTCATCGCCGAGATGATCGAGGGCGAGGTGCCTCCGCGGCGGGGACTGCGCTACGGCCTGCTCGGCCTCATCAGCCTGGTCGGTGGCGGCTCCGTGGGCCCGGAGGCGCCGCTGGGGACGCTCGGCGGCGGGATCGGCACGGCGGTGGGCCGGCGCTACGAGAGGCGTGAGGAGGCCACCGAGGACCTCACCTTCGCCGGGATCTCGGGCGTCTTCGGCGCCCTGGGCACCTTCCCGTTCACCGGCCCGATCATGGCCTGGGAGGCCCACCACGAGCGCTGGCAGCAGGCGCCGCACCGGATGCTGCCCGGCATCGTGTCGGCGACGACCGCGCTGGCCGTGCTCTACCCCCTCATCGGCACGCCGTTCCTGTCCGTCAACGACCTGGGCGAGCCCGACCTGCGGGTGTGGTGGATCGGGTTGGCCGTCGTCCTCGGGGTGGTGGGAGCCCTGCTGGGGGCGGGCTGCGTCGCGGCGATGACGCTCTCGCAGCGGTGGAGCAGGCGGGTGCCGCACGTCGTGACGCGGGCGGTGGTCGGTGCCGCGGTGGTCGCCGCGGTGGGGTATGCCCTCCCGCTCACCCTGTTCTCCGGCCGGGGGCAGCTGGGCGCGGTCCTGGAGGGAGGCGCCGCGGTCACCACCGGACTGCTGGTGCTGGTGCTCCTCGGGAAGGTCCTGACCTTCGTGGTCTCGATGAGCTGGGGCTTCTTCGGCGGTCCGATCTTCCCGCTGGTCTTCGTGGGCGCGGTGGCCGGGGTCCTGGTGCACCAGCTCGTGCCCGGCGTCCCGCTCGTCGTCGCGGTGCCGGCCCTGGCGGCGGCCGTCACGGTCGCGATGGTGCCGCTGCCGCTCATGGTCATGGTGATCACGACGATGATGTTCGGCCTGCAGCTGGAGCTCGGCGTCGTCCCGGCGGTGGCGGTCGTCACGTCCTTCGTGCTGGTGCGCGGCACCGGGCTGGCCGAGCGCCTCTCCGGTCCCCGCCGTCCCACCGGCACCACCGCGCGGGGAAACGAGCAGCGACCGGGGACATGA
- a CDS encoding adenosine deaminase — protein sequence MGEALGTEQVRRLPKVLLHDHLDGGVRPATVLELAREQGYAALPADDVESLSAWFAASADSGSLVRYLETFTHTVGVMQTAEALRRTARECVLDLAADGVVYAEVRYAPEQHLEGGLGLDEVVEAVNAGFREGEEVVAAGDADAPAGPVRVRAILTAMRHAARSREIAELAVRHRAEEVCGFDIAGAEDGFPPTRHLGAFEFLRQENAHFTIHAGEAFGLPSIWEAIQWCGAERLGHGIRIVDDIRLDGAPVSDDLAGAIDRAQEDPGAFALGELAAYVRDRRIPLEMCPSSNVQTGAAPSIAEHAIRLLDALRFRVTLNTDNRLMSATSMTREARLLVDQAGWGVPELRRVTVNAMKSAFLPFDERLALIEDVLKPAYDG from the coding sequence ATGGGTGAGGCGCTCGGCACCGAGCAGGTCCGCCGGCTGCCCAAGGTGCTCCTGCACGACCACCTCGACGGGGGTGTGCGGCCCGCGACGGTGCTCGAGCTGGCCCGCGAGCAGGGGTATGCCGCGCTGCCGGCGGACGACGTGGAGTCGCTGTCGGCCTGGTTCGCGGCGTCCGCGGACAGCGGCTCCCTCGTGCGCTACCTCGAGACCTTCACCCACACCGTCGGGGTGATGCAGACGGCCGAGGCGCTGCGGCGGACGGCCCGGGAGTGCGTGCTCGACCTCGCCGCGGACGGCGTCGTCTACGCCGAGGTGAGGTATGCCCCGGAGCAGCACCTCGAGGGCGGCCTGGGCCTGGACGAGGTCGTCGAGGCGGTGAACGCCGGGTTCCGCGAGGGCGAGGAGGTCGTGGCGGCCGGCGACGCGGACGCCCCGGCCGGGCCGGTCCGGGTCCGTGCGATCCTCACCGCGATGCGGCACGCGGCGCGGAGCCGGGAGATCGCCGAGCTGGCGGTGCGGCACCGGGCCGAGGAGGTCTGCGGCTTCGACATCGCCGGGGCCGAGGACGGCTTCCCGCCCACCCGGCACCTGGGCGCCTTCGAGTTCCTGCGCCAGGAGAACGCCCACTTCACCATCCACGCCGGGGAGGCCTTCGGCCTCCCCAGCATCTGGGAGGCGATCCAGTGGTGCGGGGCCGAGCGGCTGGGCCACGGCATCCGGATCGTCGACGACATCCGGCTGGACGGTGCACCGGTCAGCGACGACCTCGCGGGTGCCATCGACCGGGCCCAGGAGGACCCGGGCGCCTTCGCGCTCGGTGAGCTCGCGGCCTACGTCCGCGACCGGCGCATCCCGCTGGAGATGTGCCCCAGCAGCAACGTCCAGACCGGCGCGGCGCCCTCGATCGCCGAGCACGCGATCCGGCTGCTCGACGCGCTGCGGTTCCGGGTGACCCTCAACACCGACAACCGGCTCATGAGCGCGACCTCGATGACCCGGGAGGCCCGGCTGCTCGTGGACCAGGCCGGGTGGGGGGTGCCGGAGCTGCGGCGGGTGACGGTGAACGCGATGAAGTCGGCCTTCCTGCCCTTCGACGAGCGGCTCGCGCTCATCGAGGACGTGCTCAAGCCGGCCTACGACGGCTGA
- a CDS encoding cupin domain-containing protein, translating to MPTMLRPVRVPGTGEKLIQELAGAASTGQDTVSVARMTAPAGWDEPGQRPEFDEITYVLAGHLLVEHEEGQVELGAGECILTRAGEWVRYSAGPGGAEYLAVCAPAFTLERANRDG from the coding sequence ATGCCGACGATGTTGCGGCCGGTCCGGGTGCCCGGGACCGGGGAGAAGCTGATCCAGGAGCTGGCCGGTGCTGCGAGCACGGGCCAGGACACCGTGTCCGTGGCGCGGATGACCGCGCCGGCCGGGTGGGACGAGCCCGGACAGCGGCCGGAGTTCGACGAGATCACCTACGTCCTCGCCGGCCACCTCCTGGTCGAGCACGAGGAGGGGCAGGTGGAGCTGGGTGCGGGGGAGTGCATCCTGACCCGCGCGGGGGAGTGGGTCCGTTACTCGGCCGGGCCGGGCGGTGCGGAGTACCTCGCGGTGTGCGCCCCCGCGTTCACCCTGGAGCGGGCGAACCGCGATGGGTGA
- a CDS encoding thymidine phosphorylase, whose amino-acid sequence MSESFDAVDIIRTKRDRGELSGEEIAWVIDAYTRDVVADEQMSALAMAILLNGMDRREISDWTKAMIASGERMDFSSLSRPTADKHSTGGVGDKITLPLAPLVAACGVAVPQLSGRGLGHTGGTLDKLEAIPGWRASLSNEEMLDQLEDVGAVICAAGSGLAPADKRLYALRDVTGTVEAIPLIASSIMSKKIAEGTGTLVLDVKVGSGAFMKTEADARELAETMVALGQDAGVHTVALLTDMSTPLGLTAGNGVEVAESVEVLAGGGPKDVVDLTVALAREMLQGAGVTDVDPADALADGRAMDVWRRMIAAQGGDPDASMPESQESQEVLADADGVLTRLDALAVGVAAWRLGAGRARKEDPVQAAAGVVLHAKPGDEVRKGQPLMTLHTDDAGRLERATAALDGAWAVGSADEVETADSIVIDRVG is encoded by the coding sequence ATGAGCGAGTCTTTCGATGCGGTCGACATCATCCGGACCAAGCGCGACCGGGGGGAGCTGAGCGGCGAGGAGATCGCCTGGGTCATCGACGCCTACACCCGTGACGTGGTGGCCGACGAGCAGATGTCGGCCCTGGCGATGGCCATCCTGCTCAACGGCATGGACCGCCGGGAGATCAGCGACTGGACCAAGGCCATGATCGCCTCCGGCGAGCGGATGGACTTCTCCTCCCTGTCCCGCCCCACGGCCGACAAGCACTCCACCGGCGGCGTGGGCGACAAGATCACCCTGCCGCTGGCGCCGCTCGTCGCCGCCTGCGGGGTCGCGGTCCCGCAGCTGTCCGGCCGGGGGCTGGGTCACACCGGTGGCACCCTGGACAAGCTCGAGGCGATCCCGGGCTGGCGCGCCTCGCTGTCGAACGAGGAGATGCTGGACCAGCTGGAGGACGTCGGCGCGGTCATTTGCGCGGCCGGCTCCGGCCTCGCCCCCGCGGACAAGCGGCTCTACGCCCTGCGCGACGTCACCGGGACGGTCGAGGCGATCCCGCTCATCGCCTCCTCGATCATGAGCAAGAAGATCGCCGAGGGCACCGGGACCCTCGTCCTCGACGTCAAGGTGGGGTCCGGCGCGTTCATGAAGACCGAGGCCGACGCGCGCGAGCTCGCCGAGACGATGGTGGCGCTGGGCCAGGACGCCGGGGTGCACACGGTGGCCCTGCTCACCGACATGTCGACCCCCCTGGGGCTCACCGCGGGCAACGGCGTCGAGGTCGCCGAGTCCGTCGAGGTGCTCGCCGGTGGCGGGCCGAAGGACGTCGTGGACCTCACCGTCGCGCTGGCCCGGGAGATGCTGCAGGGGGCGGGCGTGACCGACGTCGACCCCGCGGACGCGCTGGCCGACGGTCGTGCGATGGACGTGTGGCGGCGGATGATCGCCGCGCAGGGCGGTGACCCGGACGCGTCCATGCCGGAGTCCCAGGAGAGCCAGGAGGTCCTCGCCGACGCCGACGGCGTGCTCACCCGGCTCGACGCCCTGGCCGTCGGGGTCGCGGCCTGGCGGCTGGGGGCCGGCCGCGCCCGCAAGGAGGACCCCGTCCAGGCCGCCGCCGGCGTCGTCCTGCACGCCAAGCCCGGCGACGAGGTCCGCAAGGGTCAGCCGCTCATGACGCTGCACACCGACGACGCGGGTCGCCTCGAGCGGGCCACCGCGGCCCTCGACGGCGCGTGGGCGGTCGGCTCCGCCGACGAGGTGGAGACGGCCGACAGCATCGTCATCGACCGCGTGGGCTGA
- the deoC gene encoding deoxyribose-phosphate aldolase: MSHTIAPGTTLTTQDVADLIDHALLKPELTPEEVEQACRELAADEIWSVCVRPSDVRLALAAVDGHRTRVCTVIGFPHGTTSTAGKVAEARQALADGATELDMVLNIGRLRGGDLDAVKQDIAAVVEVGHATDVLVKVIIETALLDDEQKQAACRASQEAGADFVKTSTGFAGGGATLPDVRLMRAHVPDTMQVKASGGVRDIDTLLAMVAEGVTRIGTSSTAALLEGAREREEAGTLVVPEPGSEVAGADGQGY; this comes from the coding sequence ATGTCGCACACGATCGCCCCTGGCACCACGCTGACCACGCAGGATGTCGCCGACCTCATCGACCACGCCCTGCTCAAGCCCGAGCTCACCCCGGAGGAGGTCGAGCAGGCCTGCCGCGAGCTCGCGGCCGACGAGATCTGGTCGGTCTGCGTGCGTCCCTCGGACGTCCGGCTCGCGCTCGCCGCGGTGGACGGGCACCGGACCCGCGTCTGCACCGTCATCGGCTTCCCGCACGGGACCACCTCGACCGCGGGCAAGGTGGCCGAGGCGCGCCAGGCGCTGGCCGACGGCGCGACCGAGCTCGACATGGTGCTCAACATCGGCCGGCTGCGCGGGGGTGACCTCGACGCGGTCAAGCAGGACATCGCCGCGGTCGTCGAGGTCGGCCACGCCACCGACGTCCTGGTCAAGGTCATCATCGAGACCGCGCTGCTCGACGACGAGCAGAAGCAGGCTGCCTGCCGGGCGAGCCAGGAGGCCGGCGCCGACTTCGTCAAGACCTCGACCGGTTTCGCCGGCGGCGGGGCCACCCTGCCGGACGTGCGCCTCATGCGGGCGCACGTGCCGGACACCATGCAGGTCAAGGCGTCCGGCGGGGTGCGTGACATCGACACCCTCCTGGCGATGGTGGCCGAGGGCGTCACCCGCATCGGCACGTCCTCGACGGCGGCGCTGCTGGAGGGGGCCCGGGAGCGCGAGGAGGCCGGCACCCTGGTCGTCCCCGAGCCGGGGTCGGAGGTCGCCGGCGCGGACGGGCAGGGCTACTGA
- a CDS encoding ABC transporter permease, giving the protein MSTATEPQQVSPPEGAGPQRARPKVSLKATLVYALAALVTLLAWVLDTPADARTTFQFGTSGDVVSIPNIAVPALGFLVVLLVVILAATGFSLWRWRQRRPLPAWSHVVVGVAFVLAFLTFVGAGRSTVIPMVSLLAGALALSVPLVFGAMSGVICERSGIINIAIEGQLLFGAFMGAVVASAAGSAYLGLVAAPIAGALVGAGLAWFSVSFRVNQIIVGVVLNTLIIGLTGFLFSTVLSDNKALWNSRMPLPRIRIPLLADIPVVGPVLFDQTILVYLMYALIFGLQFMLFRSRWGLRTRAVGEHPKAADTVGIKVNVRRVWNTILGGAIAGLGGAFFTVGSGLAFGREMSAGQGYIALAAMILGKWNPWGAVMAALLFGFSKNLGNVLSSIGSGVPSELLLMLPYVITILAVAGFVGRVRPPAAEGVPYTKS; this is encoded by the coding sequence ATGAGCACCGCCACCGAGCCGCAGCAGGTCAGCCCGCCCGAGGGTGCCGGACCTCAGCGGGCCCGACCCAAGGTGAGCCTCAAGGCCACGCTCGTCTACGCCCTCGCCGCCCTCGTCACCCTCCTCGCCTGGGTGCTCGACACCCCCGCGGATGCCCGGACCACCTTCCAGTTCGGCACCAGCGGCGACGTCGTGAGCATCCCGAACATCGCGGTCCCCGCGCTGGGCTTCCTCGTGGTGCTGCTGGTGGTCATACTCGCGGCCACGGGCTTCTCTCTCTGGCGGTGGCGTCAGCGTCGGCCGCTGCCGGCCTGGTCGCACGTCGTCGTGGGGGTCGCCTTCGTCCTGGCCTTCCTCACCTTCGTGGGCGCCGGGCGCAGCACCGTCATCCCCATGGTCTCGCTGCTCGCGGGGGCGCTGGCGCTCTCCGTGCCGCTCGTCTTCGGCGCGATGTCCGGCGTCATCTGCGAGCGCTCGGGCATCATCAACATCGCCATCGAGGGCCAGCTGCTCTTCGGGGCGTTCATGGGGGCGGTCGTCGCCTCGGCCGCGGGGTCCGCCTACCTCGGGCTGGTCGCGGCACCGATCGCCGGTGCCCTCGTGGGGGCCGGGCTGGCGTGGTTCTCGGTGTCCTTCCGGGTCAACCAGATCATCGTCGGCGTGGTGCTCAACACCCTCATCATCGGGCTCACGGGCTTCCTCTTCTCGACCGTGCTCTCCGACAACAAGGCCCTGTGGAACAGCCGCATGCCGCTGCCGCGCATCCGGATCCCGCTGCTGGCCGACATCCCCGTCGTCGGACCGGTCCTCTTCGACCAGACGATCCTCGTCTACCTCATGTACGCCCTCATCTTCGGCCTGCAGTTCATGCTCTTCCGCAGCCGGTGGGGACTGCGCACCCGCGCCGTCGGCGAGCACCCGAAGGCGGCCGACACGGTGGGCATCAAGGTCAACGTGCGCCGGGTCTGGAACACGATCCTGGGTGGTGCCATCGCCGGCCTCGGCGGTGCCTTCTTCACCGTCGGCTCGGGGCTCGCCTTCGGGCGGGAGATGTCGGCCGGCCAGGGCTACATCGCGCTGGCGGCGATGATCCTCGGCAAGTGGAACCCGTGGGGTGCGGTCATGGCCGCGCTGCTCTTCGGCTTCTCCAAGAACCTGGGCAACGTGCTGTCAAGCATCGGCAGCGGGGTCCCCTCCGAGCTGCTCCTCATGCTGCCCTACGTCATCACCATCCTGGCCGTCGCCGGCTTCGTCGGGCGGGTCCGCCCGCCGGCCGCCGAGGGCGTGCCCTACACCAAGAGCTGA
- a CDS encoding ABC transporter permease, whose amino-acid sequence MSDQTPGHTPERPDAGEEQSVAATPPGETGGPTVREQERPGVLQQILGGSALMSVLAVVLALLIGGLLIAFADEDTREAATYFFARPLDTVSAGWTAMADAYVAMFRGSVFDWQAATFAGMVNPLTESMVFAIPLILAGLGIAVGFRAGLFNIGAQGQIIVGAIVAAWLGFAFDLPPVIHLLVAILGGAIGGAVWGGIPGVLKARFGANEVIVTIMLNYIAVYLISYILKQPGFNPGRTGQRSPAVSPDATYPLLVPQWLWPDNGFRLHWGFVVAILATVFVWWLMERSTVGFQIRAVGANPAAARTAGMSVGRITVITMVVAGALAGLAATGQVLGTERSLTAGVAASFGFDAITVALLGRSRPWGTFFAGLLFGALKAGGFLMQSLTSTPIDIVLVVQSLIVLFIAAPPLVRSVFRLPDPDRRRRRKADTRATQEATA is encoded by the coding sequence GTGAGCGACCAGACCCCCGGCCACACCCCCGAGCGACCGGACGCCGGCGAGGAGCAGTCCGTCGCGGCGACCCCGCCCGGGGAGACCGGCGGCCCCACCGTGCGCGAGCAGGAGCGCCCCGGTGTCCTCCAGCAGATCCTCGGCGGCAGCGCCCTCATGTCGGTGCTCGCGGTCGTGCTGGCCCTCCTCATTGGCGGGCTGCTCATCGCGTTCGCCGACGAGGACACCAGGGAGGCCGCGACCTACTTCTTCGCCCGGCCCCTCGACACCGTCTCGGCCGGGTGGACGGCCATGGCCGACGCCTACGTCGCGATGTTCCGTGGCTCGGTCTTCGACTGGCAGGCGGCGACCTTCGCCGGCATGGTCAACCCGCTGACCGAGTCCATGGTCTTCGCCATCCCGCTCATCCTCGCCGGTCTCGGCATCGCCGTGGGCTTCCGCGCCGGGTTGTTCAACATCGGCGCCCAGGGGCAGATCATCGTCGGCGCCATCGTCGCCGCCTGGCTGGGCTTCGCCTTCGACCTGCCGCCGGTCATCCACCTGCTCGTCGCCATCCTCGGTGGCGCGATCGGCGGGGCGGTATGGGGTGGCATCCCGGGTGTCCTCAAGGCCCGGTTCGGGGCCAACGAGGTGATCGTCACGATCATGCTCAACTACATCGCGGTCTACCTCATCAGCTACATCCTCAAGCAGCCCGGCTTCAACCCCGGGCGCACCGGGCAGCGCAGCCCGGCCGTCAGCCCCGACGCGACCTACCCGCTGCTCGTGCCGCAGTGGCTGTGGCCGGACAACGGCTTCCGGCTGCACTGGGGCTTCGTCGTCGCGATCCTCGCGACCGTCTTCGTGTGGTGGCTCATGGAGCGCTCCACCGTCGGCTTCCAGATCCGCGCGGTCGGCGCCAACCCGGCCGCGGCCCGCACCGCCGGCATGTCGGTGGGCCGGATCACCGTCATCACCATGGTGGTCGCGGGCGCCCTGGCCGGCCTGGCCGCCACCGGGCAGGTGCTCGGCACCGAGCGCTCGCTCACCGCCGGCGTGGCCGCGTCCTTCGGCTTCGACGCCATCACCGTCGCGCTGCTCGGGCGGTCCCGGCCCTGGGGCACCTTCTTCGCCGGGCTGCTCTTCGGGGCGCTCAAGGCCGGAGGCTTCCTCATGCAGTCGTTGACCTCCACCCCGATCGACATCGTCCTCGTGGTGCAGTCGCTCATCGTGCTCTTCATCGCCGCGCCCCCGCTGGTGCGGTCGGTCTTCCGGCTGCCCGACCCCGACCGTCGGCGACGACGCAAGGCCGACACCCGCGCGACCCAGGAGGCCACGGCATGA
- a CDS encoding ABC transporter ATP-binding protein, whose protein sequence is MKLELQGITKVFGSLVANDHIDLVVEPGEIHALLGENGAGKSTLMNVLYGLYDPDDGQILLDGSPATFKGPGDAVSAGIGMVHQHFMLVPVFTVAESVALGYEPTGAGGVLRLEEARRRVREISDRFGFQVDPDARIEDLPVGVQQRVEIIKALSRDAQVLILDEPTAVLTPQETDELIRIMRELKESGTSIVFITHKLREVRAIADRITVIRRGKVVGEASPTSTETELASLMVGRSVSLTVDKEPARPGEATFEVENLSVVAPNGTVLVDDISFDVRAGEILCVAGVQGNGQTELAEVILGIEEADSGSVRLDGKDILGTGVKQRLRSGIGFVPEDRSTDGVVSSFSIAENLVLDLYDTQPFARGVSMSPAKVTANAEQRTEEFDVRHTSVHDPILTLSGGNAQKVVLAREMSRPLRLLVASQPTRGLDVGSIEFVHSRVVAERDRGTPVIIVSTELDEVLGLADRIAVMYRGRIVGIVDAKGEDGTPVNRDVLGLMMAGVPLEDAQEQAAQHRSVLGAADLGDDDRRPAAEGETRHTSAPATTEERP, encoded by the coding sequence ATGAAGCTCGAGCTGCAGGGCATCACCAAGGTCTTCGGCTCGCTGGTCGCCAACGACCACATCGACCTCGTCGTCGAGCCGGGGGAGATCCACGCCCTGCTCGGCGAGAACGGCGCCGGCAAGTCCACCTTGATGAACGTCCTCTACGGGCTCTACGACCCCGACGACGGGCAGATCCTCCTGGACGGCTCCCCGGCGACCTTCAAGGGGCCGGGTGACGCGGTGTCCGCGGGCATCGGCATGGTGCACCAGCACTTCATGCTCGTGCCGGTCTTCACCGTGGCCGAGTCCGTGGCGCTGGGCTACGAGCCCACCGGCGCCGGGGGGGTGCTCAGGCTGGAGGAGGCGCGCCGCCGGGTGCGCGAGATCTCGGACCGGTTCGGCTTCCAGGTCGACCCGGACGCCCGGATCGAGGACCTGCCGGTCGGCGTCCAGCAGCGGGTCGAGATCATCAAGGCGCTGTCGCGGGACGCGCAGGTGCTCATCCTGGACGAGCCCACCGCCGTGCTCACCCCGCAGGAGACCGACGAGCTCATCCGCATCATGCGCGAGCTCAAGGAGTCCGGGACCTCCATCGTCTTCATCACCCACAAGCTGCGCGAGGTCCGGGCGATCGCCGACCGGATCACCGTCATCCGGCGCGGCAAGGTCGTGGGGGAGGCCAGCCCGACCTCCACCGAGACCGAGCTCGCCTCGCTCATGGTCGGCCGCTCGGTGAGCCTGACGGTCGACAAGGAGCCGGCGCGGCCGGGGGAGGCGACCTTCGAGGTGGAGAACCTGTCCGTCGTCGCCCCCAACGGCACCGTCCTCGTCGACGACATCTCCTTCGACGTGCGCGCCGGGGAGATCCTCTGCGTGGCGGGGGTCCAGGGCAACGGCCAGACCGAGCTCGCCGAGGTCATCCTCGGCATCGAGGAGGCCGACTCCGGGTCGGTCCGCCTCGACGGCAAGGACATCCTGGGCACCGGCGTCAAGCAGCGGTTGCGCTCCGGCATCGGTTTCGTGCCGGAGGACCGCTCGACCGACGGCGTCGTGTCCAGCTTCTCCATCGCCGAGAACCTCGTCCTCGACCTCTACGACACCCAGCCCTTCGCCCGCGGCGTGTCGATGAGCCCGGCCAAGGTCACCGCCAACGCCGAGCAGCGGACCGAGGAGTTCGACGTCCGCCACACCTCGGTGCACGACCCCATCCTCACCCTCAGCGGCGGCAACGCGCAGAAGGTCGTGCTGGCCCGGGAGATGTCCCGTCCGCTGCGCCTGCTCGTCGCCTCGCAGCCCACCCGGGGCCTGGACGTCGGCTCCATCGAGTTCGTGCACAGCCGGGTCGTCGCCGAGCGCGACCGCGGCACCCCCGTCATCATCGTCTCGACCGAGCTGGACGAGGTGCTCGGTCTCGCCGACCGCATCGCGGTGATGTACCGCGGGCGCATCGTGGGGATCGTCGACGCGAAGGGCGAGGACGGCACCCCGGTCAACCGGGACGTGCTCGGGCTCATGATGGCCGGCGTGCCGCTCGAGGACGCCCAGGAGCAGGCGGCGCAGCACCGGTCCGTGCTGGGTGCCGCCGACCTGGGCGACGACGACCGACGCCCCGCCGCCGAGGGTGAGACCCGGCATACCTCCGCCCCTGCGACCACCGAGGAGCGCCCGTGA
- a CDS encoding cytidine deaminase, with protein sequence MATIDWQPLHDAAVAMTERAYAPYSGYPVGVAGLVDDGRVVAGCNVENAGYGVTLCAECGMISDLVAGGGGRLVAVWCVDGRGETIMPCGRCRQLVWEHGGADCLLQTPQGVLRMDEVLPQAFGPEDLERR encoded by the coding sequence ATGGCCACGATCGACTGGCAGCCGCTGCACGACGCCGCGGTCGCGATGACGGAGCGGGCCTACGCCCCCTACTCGGGCTACCCCGTGGGTGTCGCGGGGCTGGTCGACGACGGCCGCGTGGTGGCGGGGTGCAACGTCGAGAACGCCGGCTACGGCGTCACCCTGTGCGCCGAGTGCGGGATGATCTCCGACCTGGTGGCCGGCGGCGGTGGCCGCCTGGTGGCGGTGTGGTGCGTCGACGGCCGGGGCGAGACGATCATGCCCTGCGGGCGCTGCCGGCAGCTGGTCTGGGAGCACGGCGGTGCGGACTGCCTGCTGCAGACCCCGCAGGGCGTGCTGCGCATGGACGAGGTGCTGCCGCAGGCGTTCGGCCCGGAGGACCTGGAGCGCCGCTGA